From Permianibacter aggregans, a single genomic window includes:
- a CDS encoding sulfotransferase domain-containing protein, producing MPLVHAKPDTLNDVNDQFQHQKLTTPVFLNSVPKCGTHLIKNIFRMFVAVEQQYHDAFIQIPILHQHKRAFDPRQPKLSWGHLLFSDDSAIVTKQVKQIVVVRDPYDWVLARARFFISDTFQGSLDHLKNNNVSIEQLMNMMIFGIYQKAPMMSEIFTHNAVAWLGTGVKLVRYEDLVHHANYLDKGAAQDYFEDLLSVCGYQQLPSDWKERVRLGADRKQSGTARENLAGQQIELPKTLPEVQRKLVDYAVPGLRQLLGYQ from the coding sequence ATGCCGTTGGTCCATGCAAAACCCGATACGCTCAATGACGTCAACGACCAGTTTCAACATCAGAAGCTGACGACGCCGGTTTTTCTCAATTCGGTGCCGAAATGTGGCACTCATTTAATCAAGAATATTTTCCGGATGTTTGTTGCCGTCGAGCAGCAATATCATGATGCGTTTATTCAGATCCCGATTCTGCACCAGCACAAGCGCGCCTTTGATCCGCGCCAGCCAAAACTGAGCTGGGGACATTTATTGTTCTCCGATGATTCGGCGATTGTCACCAAACAAGTGAAGCAGATCGTTGTAGTGCGCGATCCATATGATTGGGTATTGGCGCGTGCTCGATTCTTTATTTCCGATACCTTCCAGGGCTCGCTCGATCATCTGAAAAACAACAATGTATCGATTGAGCAACTGATGAATATGATGATTTTTGGCATCTATCAGAAAGCGCCGATGATGAGTGAAATCTTTACCCATAACGCCGTTGCCTGGCTCGGTACTGGCGTTAAATTGGTGCGTTATGAAGATCTCGTGCATCACGCCAATTATCTGGATAAAGGTGCCGCGCAGGATTATTTCGAAGACTTGCTCAGCGTTTGTGGTTATCAGCAATTGCCTTCAGACTGGAAAGAACGAGTGCGTCTTGGCGCAGACCGCAAGCAAAGTGGCACCGCTCGGGAAAATTTGGCAGGCCAGCAAATTGAATTGCCAAAAACCTTGCCTGAAGTCCAGCGCAAACTGGTGGATTACGCCGTGCCTGGATTACGGCAGCTACTTGGCTACCAATAA
- the iadA gene encoding beta-aspartyl-peptidase: MITLIKQAKVYSPDALGVQDILLAGDRIVRIAPNIELSGDDVVQIDAQEKIAVPGFVDSLVHIIGGGGEGGFRTRTPEIAADDIVRAGVTTLVGVLGTDAVTRTLTNLLAKANALNEIGLSCFCHTGSYQIPVKTLFNSVQEDLILIDRFIGVGEVAIADHRSSQPTLNELKKLAAEARVGGMLAGKGGVVSVHVGDSPEGLSLIEQLVEDSDIPISQFYPTHINRNRRLFVTALDYARHGGYIDFTTSTTPELLKQGEIKCSTGLKEALDAGVPLSRISFSSDANASLPMFDRNGKFTGLGIGRISSLWQEVRDAVVQEKLPLEQVLPVITRNPAQILKLTQKGELRSGADADLVLLDEALQPVSVWGRGQALMQSGKLTSIVKEAVFS, from the coding sequence ATGATTACGTTGATTAAGCAGGCCAAGGTGTACAGCCCGGATGCGCTGGGTGTGCAGGATATTTTGCTCGCCGGTGATCGCATCGTTCGTATAGCGCCGAATATTGAATTGAGCGGCGATGATGTCGTGCAGATTGATGCACAAGAAAAAATTGCCGTACCCGGTTTTGTCGATTCGCTGGTGCATATCATCGGTGGTGGAGGCGAAGGAGGGTTTCGTACTCGCACACCGGAAATCGCTGCCGATGATATTGTTCGTGCTGGTGTCACGACGCTGGTTGGGGTGCTAGGCACCGATGCCGTGACCCGTACGCTAACCAATCTTCTGGCCAAGGCCAATGCACTGAATGAAATCGGTTTGAGCTGCTTTTGTCATACCGGTTCGTATCAGATTCCGGTGAAGACGCTGTTCAACAGCGTTCAGGAAGATTTGATTCTTATCGATCGTTTTATTGGTGTCGGTGAGGTCGCTATTGCCGATCACCGTTCATCGCAACCGACCTTGAATGAACTGAAAAAATTGGCCGCTGAAGCGCGCGTTGGCGGCATGCTTGCCGGCAAAGGCGGTGTCGTCAGTGTGCACGTCGGTGATTCGCCGGAAGGTTTGAGTTTGATTGAGCAACTGGTCGAGGATTCCGATATTCCGATCAGCCAATTCTATCCCACCCATATCAATCGCAACCGCCGTTTGTTCGTCACCGCACTCGATTATGCCCGTCATGGCGGCTATATCGATTTCACCACCAGCACGACGCCGGAATTGCTGAAACAAGGCGAAATCAAATGCAGCACCGGTTTGAAAGAAGCGCTGGATGCCGGCGTGCCGTTATCGCGGATCAGTTTTTCTTCCGATGCCAACGCGTCGTTGCCGATGTTTGATCGAAACGGCAAATTTACCGGTCTTGGTATTGGTCGCATCAGCAGTCTTTGGCAGGAAGTGCGTGACGCAGTTGTGCAGGAAAAACTGCCGCTGGAACAGGTGCTGCCTGTCATCACCCGCAACCCGGCACAGATCCTGAAGCTGACGCAAAAAGGAGAGCTGCGCTCCGGTGCCGATGCTGATCTGGTGCTGCTCGACGAGGCGCTGCAACCGGTGTCAGTCTGGGGCCGTGGTCAGGCCTTGATGCAGAGTGGCAAGCTGACAAGCATCGTCAAGGAAGCAGTTTTTTCCTGA
- the yfcC gene encoding putative basic amino acid antiporter YfcC, with protein sequence MSTASSPSSGLRLPDTLIIVFAVLLLSSLLTWVLPRGTFDVSKQAETGRTVVIANSYQASDQGEPQPARFFSGDQQPGLFNALFDGLTSGDKNGAAIGVVMFILIVGGSFGVMLQTGAVNEGIHWTTAKLKSRASLLIPVFIVLFSLGGAVFGMGEEAMAFAVFLVPLVRALGYDAITGVLITYAATQVGFASSWMNPFSVAIAQGIAEVPVLSGASFRFTMWLAFTALFTVFVVWRCRRIRQAPSNGETTVSHQFQRAHGLILLSFAAVLIWMIWGVTQQGYYLREIATQFFVLALLAGAIARFGKLPNCRLNDLADGFKQGCAQLLPAALVVGIAQGIMIVLGGVDPTQPSVVNTLLHTMAQAIGDTPSWLAAQLMLVFQSMFNFLVSSGSAQAALTMPLMAPLADLLGVTRQTAVLAFQLADGLSNLIYPTSAALMGTLAVANVPFVQWLKAMWKLQVLLAVASMIAVAIASLIGFS encoded by the coding sequence ATGAGCACTGCTTCGTCTCCCTCCTCGGGTTTGCGTTTGCCGGATACCCTGATCATCGTGTTCGCGGTATTGCTGTTGTCATCGCTGCTGACCTGGGTGTTGCCTCGTGGCACCTTTGACGTCAGCAAACAAGCGGAAACCGGCCGCACCGTTGTCATCGCCAATTCCTATCAGGCCAGCGACCAAGGTGAACCACAACCGGCGAGATTTTTTTCCGGCGACCAGCAGCCAGGATTATTCAACGCGCTGTTTGATGGCTTGACCAGCGGTGACAAAAATGGCGCCGCGATTGGCGTCGTCATGTTCATTCTGATTGTCGGCGGCAGTTTCGGTGTAATGTTGCAAACCGGCGCTGTCAACGAAGGCATACACTGGACGACGGCGAAACTGAAAAGCCGCGCCAGTTTGCTGATTCCGGTTTTCATTGTGCTGTTTTCGCTCGGTGGAGCCGTGTTTGGCATGGGCGAAGAAGCGATGGCATTCGCGGTGTTTCTGGTGCCACTGGTGCGCGCATTGGGCTACGACGCCATTACCGGTGTGCTGATTACTTATGCCGCGACGCAAGTCGGCTTTGCCTCGTCGTGGATGAATCCGTTTTCGGTAGCCATTGCCCAAGGCATTGCCGAAGTGCCAGTGCTGAGTGGCGCTTCCTTTCGCTTTACGATGTGGCTGGCGTTCACGGCGTTGTTCACCGTGTTTGTCGTCTGGCGTTGTCGTCGCATTCGGCAAGCACCCAGCAATGGTGAAACCACCGTCAGTCATCAATTTCAGCGTGCTCATGGTTTGATTCTGCTCAGTTTCGCCGCGGTGCTGATTTGGATGATCTGGGGTGTCACCCAGCAAGGTTATTACCTGCGTGAAATCGCCACGCAATTTTTTGTGTTGGCGTTGCTGGCCGGTGCCATTGCGCGCTTCGGTAAATTGCCCAATTGCCGGCTCAATGATTTGGCCGATGGCTTCAAACAGGGTTGCGCACAATTGCTGCCGGCGGCGTTGGTGGTCGGCATCGCGCAGGGCATCATGATCGTGCTCGGCGGCGTTGATCCCACCCAACCCTCGGTCGTCAATACCTTGCTGCATACGATGGCACAAGCGATTGGCGACACGCCTTCCTGGCTGGCCGCGCAATTGATGCTGGTCTTCCAGTCGATGTTCAACTTCCTTGTTTCTTCCGGTTCCGCGCAAGCGGCGTTGACGATGCCGTTGATGGCACCGCTCGCTGATTTGCTCGGTGTTACCCGGCAAACCGCCGTGCTGGCGTTTCAGTTGGCGGACGGTTTATCGAATCTGATCTATCCCACGTCGGCCGCGCTGATGGGAACGCTGGCGGTGGCCAATGTGCCGTTTGTGCAATGGCTGAAAGCGATGTGGAAACTGCAAGTGCTGCTGGCCGTAGCCAGCATGATCGCCGTGGCGATCGCTTCGCTCATTGGTTTTTCCTGA
- a CDS encoding TonB-dependent receptor plug domain-containing protein, with product MWPYTRKSRVTQAVLLAMLGASSVQAAEPATDANEADKAERVEVTGSRLKGVDLEGANPVITVTSEELTTKGYDSIAEFLKDLPQTSSAGTFSEAGGLASGTRGQPAGSAGVSLRGLGSSATLVLINGRRVAVDSFTNGFDTFVDINSIPMSAVDKVEILTDGASSIYGSDAIAGVINFILRKDFDGHEVSLMYGDDTEEGDYGKGNFTYVGGFNTDKSNTTVIVDYYTRNALMNSDRPVEVTFFSSTRVNIDGGTYAEPWCGSNTTNGGTRCEYDYVIQRAIKPDTENVGVTLTHNYEVSADTEFFAEFMYQRNEGHAYEAPVSFDVWVDANSPGRANVPQWAVDIDLQDGFADDIRVRSRFANRRVQEFEDTSLRLLAGLRGSFGDWDWEGAVMHGTTESTITHNGFYQISAVDDAVFDGSFNPFNLGRDNSADDLAALQPLAPRNGESTVDSVDFRVNGDLFSMPAGAVQAVIGAEWRAEDMFDRPDPLTVDDPSTPQDDSDIYGLGSTFAEADRTQYAVYAEFILPLAESFDFIGAVRYDDYSDFGSDVNPKASVRWRATDDLIFRASWSTGFRAPSLSQLGSGTTLGTNFIDCGPNRPFDALCGTFGAANGELEFDQETLGNRDLDAETSEATNIGLSWNLTSDLQMTVDYWQYTHEDIVDVDYTTTLAQCIAGDAPTTGAGGLQPGQFGCEVDAAGDLIFVRTGFYNVGAQETDGIDYQLRYKLRTEDAGDFRLYINAVQTLSFERQLTPSDPFEDLLGRLSGANETGRPDFVADFGVDWDGVNWFASVSGNYTSEVDDGDFQFDDHPTVDEWLVWNASLGYDYGEGGRVVFSVRNLLDEEPPFASSPTSGYASSIHDFFGRNWSVRWTQRF from the coding sequence ATGTGGCCCTACACAAGAAAATCGCGTGTCACACAAGCTGTTTTGCTGGCCATGCTCGGCGCCAGCAGCGTTCAGGCTGCCGAACCGGCGACTGACGCCAACGAAGCCGATAAAGCCGAACGGGTGGAAGTCACCGGTTCGCGTTTGAAGGGCGTCGATCTCGAAGGTGCCAACCCGGTGATCACCGTCACCAGTGAGGAGCTGACCACCAAAGGTTACGATTCGATCGCCGAATTCCTGAAAGATTTGCCGCAAACTTCCAGCGCCGGTACCTTCAGCGAAGCCGGTGGTTTGGCGTCCGGTACCCGCGGTCAGCCGGCCGGCTCAGCCGGTGTTTCGCTGCGCGGTCTTGGCAGTTCAGCAACGCTAGTCTTGATCAACGGCCGTCGGGTTGCCGTCGACAGTTTCACCAATGGTTTCGATACCTTTGTCGATATCAACAGCATTCCGATGTCGGCCGTCGATAAGGTCGAAATCCTGACCGATGGTGCCTCCAGCATCTACGGTTCTGATGCCATCGCTGGCGTCATCAACTTCATTCTGCGCAAAGATTTTGACGGTCATGAAGTGTCGCTGATGTACGGCGATGACACCGAGGAAGGCGATTACGGCAAAGGCAATTTCACTTACGTTGGCGGCTTCAATACCGACAAGTCCAACACCACAGTAATTGTCGATTACTACACTCGCAACGCCTTGATGAATAGCGACCGGCCGGTGGAAGTGACGTTTTTCTCCAGCACTCGCGTCAATATCGATGGCGGCACGTATGCTGAGCCATGGTGCGGTAGCAACACCACCAACGGCGGCACGCGCTGTGAATACGATTACGTTATTCAGCGTGCGATCAAACCCGATACCGAAAACGTCGGGGTAACGTTGACGCACAACTACGAAGTTTCTGCGGACACGGAATTCTTTGCCGAATTCATGTACCAGCGCAACGAAGGGCATGCCTACGAAGCACCGGTTAGCTTCGATGTTTGGGTCGATGCCAACTCGCCTGGCCGTGCTAACGTGCCGCAGTGGGCCGTCGATATCGACTTGCAGGACGGTTTTGCCGATGACATCCGGGTGCGCTCACGTTTTGCCAATCGCCGGGTGCAGGAATTTGAAGACACCAGTTTGCGTTTGCTGGCCGGTTTGCGTGGCAGCTTCGGCGACTGGGATTGGGAAGGCGCGGTCATGCACGGTACGACCGAGAGCACCATCACCCACAACGGTTTTTATCAAATTTCTGCGGTCGACGACGCCGTATTCGATGGCTCGTTCAACCCGTTCAATCTCGGTCGTGACAACAGCGCCGACGATCTGGCGGCATTACAGCCATTGGCACCGCGCAATGGTGAGTCCACCGTTGACAGTGTTGATTTTCGCGTGAACGGCGATTTGTTCAGCATGCCGGCCGGTGCCGTGCAAGCGGTAATCGGTGCCGAATGGCGCGCCGAAGACATGTTTGATCGTCCAGATCCTTTGACTGTCGATGATCCGTCAACGCCGCAAGACGACTCCGACATTTACGGTTTGGGTTCAACGTTTGCCGAAGCCGATCGCACCCAGTACGCGGTTTACGCTGAATTCATTCTGCCGCTGGCCGAGTCGTTCGACTTCATCGGCGCTGTGCGTTATGACGACTACAGTGATTTCGGTTCCGATGTAAATCCGAAAGCTTCGGTGCGCTGGCGCGCCACTGATGATTTGATCTTCCGTGCTTCCTGGAGCACCGGTTTCCGGGCGCCAAGTCTGTCGCAACTTGGTTCCGGCACGACGCTCGGCACCAACTTCATCGACTGCGGACCGAATCGTCCATTTGATGCCTTGTGCGGCACTTTTGGTGCGGCCAATGGCGAACTGGAATTTGATCAGGAAACCCTCGGTAACCGCGATCTCGATGCCGAAACCTCGGAGGCCACCAACATCGGTTTGTCCTGGAATCTGACTTCCGATTTGCAGATGACCGTAGATTACTGGCAATACACGCATGAGGATATCGTCGATGTTGATTACACAACGACGCTGGCCCAGTGTATCGCCGGTGACGCACCGACTACCGGTGCAGGTGGTTTGCAACCGGGCCAGTTTGGTTGTGAAGTCGATGCGGCCGGTGATTTGATTTTCGTGCGTACCGGCTTTTACAACGTCGGCGCCCAGGAAACCGATGGTATCGATTACCAGTTGCGCTACAAATTGCGCACCGAAGATGCTGGGGATTTCCGTCTCTACATCAACGCGGTGCAAACCTTGTCGTTTGAACGCCAGTTGACACCTAGTGATCCGTTTGAAGATCTGCTCGGTCGTTTGAGTGGCGCCAATGAAACTGGTCGTCCGGATTTCGTCGCCGATTTCGGTGTCGATTGGGATGGCGTCAATTGGTTTGCCAGCGTATCCGGTAACTACACCAGCGAAGTCGATGACGGTGATTTCCAGTTTGATGATCACCCGACTGTCGATGAGTGGTTGGTCTGGAATGCCTCGCTTGGTTACGACTATGGCGAAGGCGGGCGCGTGGTGTTCTCGGTACGCAATCTGCTCGACGAAGAACCACCATTCGCGTCCTCGCCAACCAGCGGTTACGCGTCATCGATTCACGACTTCTTTGGTCGCAATTGGTCGGTGCGCTGGACCCAGCGTTTCTGA
- a CDS encoding cyanophycinase, with protein sequence MRHFCFSLFMLLVLQAPAEADKKRIMLLAGGHLPVCSSVNLDACDTAQRSRLEQEFKQNEARLSPIFMLDETRLKLLSDSQYWPPTDRESLPLLVQTLRSRLHQTLTRDDLRELGKELSEEGYSLLLDVIEVPQIRRDGSAKREQVVLEHSDPHVQIIWQAVIKLARNQDSKIPRIGIITTASHDTLGSVDYLAQTIMQAGGEPVWMALEPRWYLLNENDLDENTIEQHRRLQTGAFLRGAQQPHRQQEQLQQLAEPKQWLEQIATLDGLFFGGGDQNLLRRSLYFPDGRPTAVLQSIQQRWRSGELVIAGTSAGTAVQSGDPESGVPMIANGDSEQAFSMIERAGEPQLPFCFLRADCVSNWQPERLSYQPAGGLNLFKHGVLDTHFSERARQARLMRVLQLTDSKRGFGVDETTALLMFEGDKATEFAVIGKHGVWFVEQLGPQRFISHYLNRHDRARLTNNGLMQIELGECAVPVAGGRQPVDGKTILGANGVHSAAIHVNDKSPLDIRAGEQTWRFGQAPDFKACKRPDALVYRQLQIDVLPASPE encoded by the coding sequence ATGCGTCATTTTTGTTTTTCACTGTTCATGTTGCTGGTGCTTCAGGCGCCAGCCGAAGCCGATAAAAAACGCATCATGTTGCTGGCCGGCGGCCATCTGCCGGTATGCAGCAGCGTGAATCTTGATGCCTGCGATACGGCGCAGCGCAGCAGGCTGGAACAAGAGTTCAAGCAAAATGAAGCGCGCTTATCACCGATTTTCATGCTCGATGAAACGCGGCTGAAATTGCTCTCCGATAGCCAATATTGGCCGCCGACTGATCGCGAATCCTTGCCTTTGCTTGTCCAGACATTGCGCAGTCGCTTGCACCAAACACTGACTCGTGACGATCTGCGGGAATTGGGCAAGGAGCTGTCCGAAGAGGGTTACAGCCTGTTGCTCGATGTCATCGAGGTACCGCAAATTCGTCGCGATGGCAGTGCCAAACGTGAGCAGGTAGTGCTCGAACACAGCGATCCGCATGTGCAGATTATCTGGCAGGCCGTGATTAAACTGGCGCGCAACCAGGACAGCAAAATACCGCGCATTGGCATTATCACCACTGCCAGTCACGACACGCTCGGCAGTGTGGATTACCTGGCGCAAACCATTATGCAGGCTGGCGGGGAACCGGTGTGGATGGCATTGGAACCGCGCTGGTATCTGCTTAATGAAAATGATCTCGATGAAAACACAATAGAGCAACACCGGCGTCTGCAAACGGGTGCATTTTTACGCGGCGCGCAGCAACCACATCGACAGCAGGAACAGTTGCAACAACTCGCGGAACCCAAACAATGGCTCGAACAAATCGCGACGCTCGACGGTTTGTTTTTCGGTGGTGGCGATCAAAACCTGCTGCGCCGCAGTCTGTATTTTCCGGATGGCCGACCAACCGCTGTGCTGCAAAGCATTCAACAACGTTGGCGTTCTGGTGAACTGGTGATCGCAGGCACCAGCGCCGGCACTGCGGTGCAAAGCGGTGATCCGGAGAGTGGTGTGCCGATGATTGCCAATGGCGATTCGGAGCAGGCGTTCTCGATGATTGAACGAGCCGGCGAACCACAGTTGCCGTTTTGTTTTTTGCGCGCCGATTGCGTCAGCAACTGGCAACCGGAGCGCCTCAGCTATCAACCGGCCGGCGGTCTGAACCTGTTCAAACATGGTGTGCTTGACACCCATTTTTCCGAACGCGCGCGCCAGGCGCGACTGATGCGGGTGCTACAACTGACGGACAGCAAGCGCGGTTTTGGTGTCGATGAAACCACCGCGCTACTGATGTTCGAGGGCGACAAAGCAACCGAGTTCGCCGTGATCGGTAAACACGGCGTTTGGTTCGTCGAACAACTGGGGCCGCAGCGCTTTATCAGCCACTACCTGAACCGTCATGATCGGGCGCGATTGACGAACAATGGCTTGATGCAGATTGAGCTTGGCGAATGCGCTGTGCCAGTAGCCGGTGGCCGGCAGCCCGTTGATGGTAAAACGATACTAGGCGCCAACGGCGTACATAGCGCCGCTATACATGTGAACGACAAATCACCGCTGGATATCCGTGCTGGCGAGCAGACGTGGCGATTTGGCCAAGCGCCGGATTTTAAGGCCTGCAAGCGGCCTGATGCGCTGGTGTACCGGCAGTTACAAATCGACGTTCTGCCGGCCTCGCCCGAGTGA
- a CDS encoding sulfatase-like hydrolase/transferase, whose protein sequence is MWWLLGKAVALLLFFILAHRQVPSFIEASGWNGGVVGFFLIWLTAVLFTVLAALHPKWGVRLAVAAVLSLSAGNALSYLYITGFPLNAIEVERLFQDIGFLDETLEFYGGFILKAVSIVALLFIGIVLPVPTSFGHWPRWRHWSPLLLLLPVTGVGAVVYFDGGGDSDALPVNVSPLGFVGVLIADEISQARIPERLTPPPPATQTALEKIVVVMDESVRGDWLDINTADGIPTGLIPYLHTGVNFGLGASFANCSAASNLSFRYAARRDSFLLDIKTRPSLWAFAKKAGYKTVYLDGQRTNRELQNFMTAQELSEIDELIQHDDETIARDKDIVLVEKLRALLQRPERLFIYVNKNGVHFPYEGKYPPEATIFTPHMQGKGINVNEGNQYGDGFGNEAFRNSYRNAVAWNTGEFFKRLLPTVSLDNTLLLFTSDHGQNFTKTQATGFLTHCTTGPAPAPEGTVPIVALTGDAEWLQRLRTAAEYQSPVSHWNLPPTLLLAMGYAPDFVASEYEPSLLERERGKAEFVSTFFVRFGLEPVWNQPVQKPVPLAP, encoded by the coding sequence ATGTGGTGGTTACTCGGCAAGGCTGTAGCCTTGCTGCTGTTTTTTATCCTGGCGCATCGCCAGGTTCCTTCGTTTATCGAAGCCAGCGGTTGGAATGGCGGTGTTGTTGGCTTTTTCCTGATCTGGTTAACGGCGGTGCTGTTCACCGTGCTGGCCGCTTTGCACCCGAAATGGGGCGTACGTTTGGCCGTTGCCGCCGTGCTCAGTTTGAGCGCCGGCAACGCGCTGTCGTATTTGTATATCACCGGCTTTCCACTGAACGCCATTGAAGTCGAGCGACTGTTTCAGGACATCGGCTTCCTCGATGAAACGCTGGAGTTTTACGGCGGATTTATTCTGAAAGCGGTGTCTATCGTCGCCCTGTTGTTTATCGGCATTGTGCTGCCAGTGCCGACATCGTTCGGCCATTGGCCGCGCTGGCGCCATTGGTCGCCGCTACTGCTGTTACTGCCGGTGACTGGTGTTGGCGCCGTCGTCTATTTCGATGGTGGCGGTGACAGCGATGCGCTGCCAGTCAACGTCAGCCCACTCGGGTTCGTCGGCGTGCTGATAGCCGATGAAATCAGCCAGGCACGCATTCCTGAACGCCTCACGCCGCCACCTCCGGCGACGCAAACGGCGTTGGAAAAAATTGTTGTAGTCATGGACGAAAGTGTTCGTGGCGACTGGCTCGATATCAATACAGCCGATGGTATTCCGACCGGCCTGATTCCCTATTTGCATACCGGCGTCAATTTTGGTCTTGGCGCGTCGTTTGCCAATTGCAGCGCCGCCAGCAATTTGAGTTTCCGTTACGCGGCGCGGCGGGACAGTTTTCTGCTCGATATCAAAACCCGGCCGTCGCTATGGGCGTTCGCCAAAAAGGCCGGCTACAAAACCGTTTACCTCGATGGCCAACGTACCAATCGCGAGTTGCAGAATTTCATGACCGCGCAGGAGCTGTCGGAAATTGATGAGCTGATCCAGCATGACGATGAAACCATCGCTCGCGACAAAGACATTGTGCTGGTGGAAAAGCTGCGCGCGTTGTTGCAGCGACCAGAGCGGTTATTTATCTACGTCAACAAGAACGGCGTGCATTTTCCCTACGAAGGCAAATACCCGCCGGAAGCGACCATTTTCACGCCGCATATGCAGGGCAAAGGCATCAACGTCAACGAAGGCAATCAGTACGGTGATGGCTTTGGCAATGAAGCGTTTCGCAATAGCTACCGCAACGCCGTCGCCTGGAATACCGGCGAATTTTTCAAACGGCTGTTGCCGACTGTTAGCCTCGACAACACGCTGCTGCTGTTCACCTCCGATCACGGCCAGAATTTCACCAAAACCCAGGCAACCGGTTTTCTGACTCATTGCACGACCGGCCCAGCGCCAGCACCAGAAGGCACGGTGCCTATCGTTGCATTGACCGGTGATGCGGAATGGTTACAACGCTTGCGCACGGCGGCGGAGTATCAAAGCCCGGTCAGTCACTGGAATCTGCCACCGACGCTGCTGCTGGCCATGGGTTATGCACCTGACTTTGTTGCCAGCGAATATGAGCCGAGCCTGCTTGAACGCGAGCGCGGCAAAGCCGAGTTTGTCTCCACGTTCTTTGTTCGCTTCGGCCTCGAGCCGGTCTGGAACCAGCCGGTGCAAAAGCCAGTTCCACTGGCCCCGTAG
- a CDS encoding alpha/beta fold hydrolase — translation MKRQHSTRLFAGLLAVALSIGSALAKTPVTSTEFEGISVRVEGQGPDLVFIPGLNSGAGTFTETCAAFKAEYRCHLLHLPGFAGNAPIADVQNGFLPEMRERVSRYIESQKLHKPVLVGHSLGGVLSMMIALDKPELAKALVIVDSLPFYAAIQNPVATAESMKPVAEQMRAGMMQQSEEDYRSNSKRFLQGMSNQPERMQTLIEWGNGSDRATTTQAMMELMTTDLRLPIAQIKTPTMVLGAWAAYKPYGSTKESTRAIYAAQYQQLPNVDIRMSDTAYHFISWDDPQWLQTQIRDFLSQH, via the coding sequence ATGAAACGCCAACACTCCACCCGTTTATTTGCTGGCCTGCTGGCCGTAGCCCTGAGCATCGGTTCAGCGCTGGCGAAAACCCCGGTAACCAGCACCGAATTTGAAGGCATCAGCGTTCGCGTTGAAGGCCAGGGACCGGATCTGGTGTTCATTCCGGGCCTGAACAGTGGCGCCGGCACCTTCACCGAAACCTGCGCGGCATTCAAGGCCGAATACCGTTGCCATCTGCTGCACCTGCCGGGCTTTGCCGGCAATGCGCCTATCGCCGATGTGCAAAACGGCTTTCTTCCAGAAATGCGCGAGCGGGTCAGCCGCTATATCGAAAGCCAGAAATTGCACAAGCCGGTACTCGTTGGCCATAGTCTTGGCGGCGTACTGTCGATGATGATTGCGCTGGACAAACCGGAACTGGCGAAGGCGCTGGTCATTGTTGATTCGTTGCCGTTCTATGCCGCGATCCAGAATCCGGTGGCCACCGCGGAAAGCATGAAACCGGTCGCCGAACAAATGCGCGCCGGCATGATGCAGCAAAGCGAGGAAGATTACCGCAGCAACAGCAAACGCTTTCTGCAAGGCATGAGCAACCAGCCGGAACGGATGCAGACGCTGATCGAATGGGGTAATGGCAGCGACCGCGCCACGACCACGCAAGCAATGATGGAATTGATGACGACCGATCTGCGTCTACCGATTGCGCAAATCAAAACGCCGACGATGGTGCTCGGTGCCTGGGCCGCCTACAAGCCCTACGGCTCAACCAAAGAAAGCACCCGGGCCATTTATGCTGCACAATATCAACAACTGCCAAACGTTGATATCCGGATGTCCGACACCGCGTATCACTTCATCAGCTGGGATGATCCGCAATGGTTACAGACGCAAATCCGCGATTTCCTGAGCCAGCATTAA